DNA from Centroberyx gerrardi isolate f3 chromosome 20, fCenGer3.hap1.cur.20231027, whole genome shotgun sequence:
TGTAACATACTCTTGTTAACTATGACACTTTCCATAAAGTTGGCtgtgtattgtattattattttttgatgTAGATAATGAGCTCATCTGTGCGGTCTGCTCAGTATGTGACTGGCTGCAGTGACATCCATAATTCTTGTAATATATTTAAGAAACCTGAGCTGTTGATGGAAATGACCTATTTATATTAGATGCCATGTGTTATatttatttccattcatttcatttccagtCTTTTGTGCATATGAAATCCATTTTGCATTCAATTCAGCTTGGGAAATAATTTTCTGTGTCAACAGCCCTGAGGGAAAGTCAGGaaattacatgcaaaacatgttCATACTGAATCCTATTCTCTAGGCACCATAATACTCAGTTGTTTTTGGCTTGTGGCAAGTGGCAAGGAAGGCCACTGTTCTCCACTGggactgcatcccaaaatatcAGGAGTCATTCACATATATGATTCTGACAGACCAGGGGTGCAACACAGGCTTATGCTGTTgggggctaaaaaaaaaaaagaccatttTCAGTGCAGCGTCCAAGGCAGTAACTTAGCAACAGCAATCTTTATTTAGAGCCTTTAATGTCCTAGTGCGGGTCAAGCTCTGCCAGTTCCCATTGGGGAGCGCGGGTGTGATGTGAGCACAGTCAGGCTCTGGTGCCCATAATTGGTGTTAAAGATAAATTAGCTATGAAAATGCTGAAGGCAGGCATTATCTAATCAATACAAATAACAGAATTGTAtttagaaaatattttcacatcaATGATGTTGTTTATGGCTCTCCAGGCTTTTCTTCAGATCAGGCAAAACAGTTTCTTAAGGCAGCAATGTCTCTATTTTTGAACCTGCATTCTTGAGTGTATAACTTTACTCACATATGGTAGTAGAAGTTTACAAATCATTCAAAACTAATTGCACAAAAGCTCCATGCCACTTTTCTTCGCAATGCACAAAATAAGAACTGCAGTCCATATATAATTTGAGGGGAGAAGGCATCCCCactgttaaaacaaatgcaactCATCCTCCTCCATACCTACAGATATTTGCGAAGGAGTGAGCAAAACCAACAGCAGTATCCCACTGCAGACAGAGTGCAGTTCCACCGTCCTGCACTCCCCCATCCTCTCACACTCATCCCCATCCTCTGCAGTCATCTCACGCTCTCACCCATTCTACACCATTTTCAGAAAGAGGGCCTAACCATTTCCTGCGGCCAGAGTTATGTGCCAGCGGACTGGTAGCCATCAATCAACAGAAACTAGGAATCTGTCCTAGGGCACCTTTCACATCACGTCCATGCAAGACTGAACGTATCTGTATTCGTCTGGTGACTAGCAAATCGGTTGTACGTATCTGTACTGCGGTTTGGGAGACACACTGGGGTCAttggaggggggaagagggtCAGACGGCGTGCCTCTCGCTGTCAAAAATGATGAATTTAGGGTGAGAATTGCAGAGGAAGCAACGAGTTGTTCTGCCATCATCCACCTTGTTAAATTTAAACAAATCACCCATTGGAGTTtatatgttttttcccccgcaCAGCCAACAGAGAGGACGGCCCCGTGCTGAAGGTTAAGAGTTGTCCCTCAAGCTACCAGGCAGCCATCTGTCATGATCATTTAAGCTCTGGATCATTTAAATTGTGCAGCGAAGACGACTTCAATCTCTATCAGTGTTAAACTGTAAAACCATGTACTTCTCCCGTgtcatacaaataaaaaaaggtacgtatctgctgtctgtcttgtctgttaAGTATAACTGCAGTATCAGTCAAACTTAATGATGTCGACAGCACCACTGGAAACACGGACAGTCAGTTTTGCTCTCTTGATCTGCCGCTGCCAAGCCCCGAAACTCAAAAGGAATTCTAAATTTAGAGAAACCGATAACAGCATATGAATCAAGAATAtttctcaaatttttttttttttatttcatacaaAGTTCCAGCTGCTGGGGAGAGCGGCACTTAATACATGAATGGTCTAATAACCTTGCGGTGAAAAACAGTTATCTGCATTTTAGTATGCCAACTGACAAGCCTCTGGTGTAATCATGTAAAATCTATTCAAATGTGGCATTCAGAGCCGGTACAGTATGCATTGTTCTGCACGGCTCAGTGGAACCAGACAAGTGGCTTTGCTGCCACCGCCAGACAGAAGGGCGTGGTGATGAAAAACAGTATTCAGTCTCTTgtggggtccccagcaaaaaaCACATTGGAAAATGGCTGCAAATACTACAACTATGTGAGCTGTGGCTTGATTTCCTTCGCAGACACTTCACCAGCTTCAACCATGAGTGACATTTCATTCAAGATCAACAGAAATCAAGCACTCCTGTGTGGGAATATCCAAAGTGTGTTCGACTTTGATTTTGCCCAGGTCTAGTCCTTATTCAGCCTGTTTGTGTGGCCTGATGGGGCCTATGGAGGGGGGCCGGTTGGTGAAGGGGTGCCACTGGCCCTGGATACTGGGGCTGTCTGTGTGGAAGGGCTTGCGGATGCGGATGATGTCCAGGCCGGACTGACTGGTCAGCTTGCTCACAAGCTCTGAAATCTGCTGAGATGTTTTGCTGGTGACAAGCTCTTCCCTCACGTTGCCGTTTACTGCAGGGAAGGAAAAGGGAGATCAGGATGTATCAGCGAGTTGAGAGGGGACATAACCGAAACATTTCTTACACTCTGAAATGTAACAGAGTCAACAAGAACAAATTATTTCAGTTGACACTATTTGACTAAGTCATGTGAAATCCCCCATGGCATTTCACTTCTACCAAAACCAAATAGAAGCCTCATAAAAGCCAGTATTATAGTGCCCCCTACCTGTGACTATGAGTAGTGACAACAAAACTCCTATGACTATGACCATTAGTATTCActtcatttttcattgttagTTTCTCGTCAAGCAATATCATTTTGTCATAATTTTCACCGAAAAAGGTTGTTTATACCCCTAGAGCTAACCTTAAACTCACTGGAGACCTCATGTCTATGATGATTGATTATGAATTTTCAAAAGATACAGCATGTAAAGTATACCCTCTCTTCTGATAGTatgttacatacagtatgtttcaaaTGTAGGTATACctttttaaacaaaaataataataatactaatagtaCTAGTAATAATTatgagaaacaaacaacaaattttTAGTTTTTCCATTTTAACTTAACTTATTTACTAATTACAAAATAATTCCACATTCAACTGTCCATAAATAATAGGTGTACCTATATAAATGTATACATACTTTTGAAACACATTATAATGAGCATAGAAATGTAGAGTTAGTCAGATGTGTTATCAAGACATCAAGCCATGAACACTTACAGTATTCTGCAACTATTTTTGGAATCCTGCAGGCCTGGGGAGACACATACACTACAGTCCCAGGGTTTTTCTTGGCATAATCCACCACTCCCTCTTCAATAAAGTccctgaaaaagaaaaacaagaggttgCAGTCACTGGGTGTTGCTGGGTTTgtaggttgttgtttttttaaagattggTGTTTGGCTCCTATTTTGATATCTATATAACAATATACCTGATTGTGATACTGTGCTGTTTCTCAATATTGGGCCTTAACCTATTTGTGGCAGTCAGTAAAATTGGATGTTACCTTTTTGATATGATTGTCATATCATATGCTTTTAGCAACAAGGGCATGTTTCCTCTAGTGGCACGGGAAGCACCCTACAGCAGCAGTAGCACAGCATCCAAAGGCAGTAGGACAACATCCAAACAGCATCCAAACTATATACAGTAGCATACAAACACAGCGTGCAGCGTGGTCTTACCTGACTCCTAACGAGCTCTGTGCGTTTTTGGAGAAGATGATGGAGATGCGCTTCAGCTGGCAGACATACCGACCAACCCCGTTCTGGAGAACACTTTGAAGGAAGCGGCTTGGCGTCCCTCTGGCAGTCATTTTTCAATCGCCTGCCAACTGTTGTCAAGTAATTCATATATTGTTAATGTCGCTGGATAAAAATAAATCCGTTAGTGAGGTTAAATGACAGCAAAATGCATAGAGGACGACTTGACGGGCATGTACTACACGGGGTCCGACAAGAATAAATTCCGGAGTCAAACATGACGGTGATTCaatacagttttaaaaaaaatatgatgaaaCTCAGCTTCGTCAATCAGCAATAAAATATTCAATATCacacatttaatttaatataaCACGCAATGAACGCttggaaaatgttttgttcatGTGATATAAAAATGTGCAATGCGGTACCTTTCACGGGTTGGTTCACACGGACTTGTTTTGAAAACGCACCGCGAAAGCCCGGGCCAGACGCAGCATGGAGGAAAATATGAggacagagaagacagagagtaAGCTGAAGTTTATGCGATTTTCTTCGTTAACGTTTATTTATTTCGAATGGCGGTTTGTAGAGACACATCCGAGCTTGTGTTCCTGTGTCTAATTTATCGAAAATAACTGTTCCTGCTTCACTAGGTATCCTTTCTGACCTCTAAGTGTTGTAATGATATTCAGTAACACCAAGTTACTATTAAGGAACATCAGTATAGACAGCCAGTAGAAGAAGTGTGGTTCCTGGTTggtgagcaaaacaataaagaacTAGCGCAAGCTGCTAGCTGTTCATAAGATAATGTTTCATCATTACAAGAAATGAACACAAGTGTGTCACCCAAATATAGGTTGTGGTATGCAGTATTTTTGTAACTAACCCAGCTATGCACGGCTATATGTTGTAACTTACTTGCATTAGGCAGATGTTTATTCATAATCTCGTGTCTGTTGTAGGTTAAACGTCTTAAACAGGTAACCAATGAGGAGGAGCTTGCTGCTGAAGGGCACCACCTGTCTCTTGCAGGTGGCAGCCCGAGGCTCCCCAAGGTTTCTCCACCGAAGACATGTTTCATCCCTCTGTGTGAGACTCCTAACCCAGAGGCTCACTCACAGGTCGGCTGCGGCTCCATGTTTCCTACACGGACGACTATGGGGTACAGACTACTTGCCACTCAGTGTGACCAGGATGTACAAAAAGGACGCCAAGTCTAGTTTAGACTTCCCTGCAAGTCCCGTCACAGTCACAGACATCAAGCAGTATCTACGCTCCAAAGACGTTTTATTCCACGACGGGTACAGCTGCCTGCACACCCCGAGCATCTTTACGGACTCGGGTTCTAGAAAAGAAAGCTTCTCTATGTTCATTGACAAAACCACCGGCCAGTTCCTGTGCAAAGACACGCTGGTGGATGGCAGCTGGGAGGACCTCCAGGACTGTCTGGAGGTGATGCAGAAGGCGGGTCAGGACTTCCTCAGCCCTCATGTGCTGCTGGGATATCCGGAAagtgtggaggagcaggaggagagggagagggagctgagTGAGGTGCAGAGGATCTGGTCCagctctgtgcctctctctgacCTCCCTGAGGAGGAGGCTCAGCTGATTAAAACCATGTTTCAGGTCCGTGAATGAGTTAGAGATGGACGTGTGGGTGTATCTGAGTAGACATGAGTGATTGAAATTTGTCTTGTTGTTTCAAATTGTTATACATGTGCGAATACCTCAAGCATCTTCCCTACAGCATCATAATAAAGTGTATCTATGCCTTGTTTCAGATCACAAAGGTCTCTAATGCCACCCTCAAGCGGTTTGGGGTGAGGCTCTTCAAGCCCACCAAGAGCCTGGTTGTCCCCTGGTTTGGAGGACCTGCCTCCAGCTTGAAAGGCGTCAAGCTACTATCTGCCCAAACTACTGAGACTGGAAAAGTAGCTTATACTGAAGCCATAGTCCCCAAGTCTAACTCCTACTACAACCTGTTTGGCCTGCCCCTGGTGGGCCGTATGGACTCTGAGGTGGTGCTGACGGGTCAGGAGCTGGACACCCTGGCTGTGAGCCAGGCCACGGGGCTCCCTAGCGTTGCTCTTCCTCGCGGGGTCAGCTGCCTTCCACCGATACTGCTGCCCTACCTGGAGCAGTTCAAGCGGGTGACTCTGTGGCTGGGAGACGACATGCGCTCCTGGGAGGCGTCGAAGATCTTTTCTCGCAAGCTGGGGCTGAAGCGCTGCTCCCTGGTGCGACCGGGCGAGGACCGGCCGTGTCCGGTGGAGGCGCTGGCCCAGGGAATGAACTTAAGCCGCATCATCAAAGCCTCCATTCCAGCGGCCCATAAGTCCATAGTGTCCTTCAGGCAGCTCCGAGATGATGTGTACGGGGAGCTGGTCAACACGGAGCAGGTGGCTGGAGTGAAGTGGACACGGTTTCAGGAGCTCAACAGGATCCTGAAAGGCCACCGCAAGGGGGAGCTGACCATCTTCACAGGTATAGGGAGTCATGACGTTTAAAGCATAGAACATAAACAATAAGATGTTCACATATTCAGCAGCTTTATTTTGATTAACTAAAATATCCCAAAAAAGAATACTTTGGGGGTTTGGAGCATTGTAGTGTGTAGGCAGACTGGCTGTGTACCACATActctttttgttttgggtttgaaTATGACTTCCATCACTCTACAGTGTGTACTaacaaataaagcagaaatgtcacAACATAATTAAAAATAAGTATGCATTTAGTGTTCTACTCCACAGAAAACGATAGTAACTtaccatgtatttatttatgtgtgtatattttttaaactttgttCACCAGGTCCTACTGGCAGTGGGAAGACCACCTTCATCAGTGAGCTGGCCCTGGACCTTTGCATGCAGGGCGTCAACACGTTATGGGGCAGCTTTGAGATCAACAACGTGCGTCTGGCTAAGATCATGCTGACCCAGTTTGCCATGCAGAGGCTGGAGGAGAACTTGGAGCAGTACGATTTCTGGGCCGACAAGTTTGAGGAGCTGCCACTCTACTTTATGACTTTCCATGGGCAGCAGAACATCAAGTAAGTCTTATGAATGTCTCAGTCATCCAGCTAGTAGTGCCTTCATTCTCTGAATGCAACCCCCTGTCCTATTAATCACACCCAGCATTTTATAATTCTGGATATAAGCAAAACTGCTAATTTGCAGTGGACGTCAGGCAAGAACAGAGTATCAAGTAATTCAACTGGATTTCTTTAACAGCAGTGGATGGCGGTAGCAGCAGTAGTGAGCTGTAAGAATATGATAGTGCTTTCTTTAAATTCTTTGATACTGTGCCTCATTTATTAAACTACTGGTATGAATTATTTGAAAGTTATGCTATATCGATGTGCAATCAGAAAGTATTGGGACAGCGAGTTAGATTAAATCCTTTTGCTGCTGACTCACCTGCAGTGTAATATCGATTTCACATCACAAAAGATTAATACGAGCCAAGAAGAGCATTTTATTATGGATTGTTATTGATCTCCACTTTAAACCACATTAAAGCAATGACAACACCAAAAAGACCAAATGTAGCTCATTGTCTCCACACTTGTGTGTTTGAGTAGTGGATAAACTAGCATGGTCTACTCCGTCTGACCCTTCCTCCAACCTTTTCTGTAGGACAGTGCTTGACACTATGCAGCATGCTGTCTACCTCTATGATATCAACCATGTCATCATCGACAACCTGCAGTTCATGATGGGCCAGGAAAACCTCACTGTAGACAAGTGAGTAAGAGCTACACCTTTGATTATGACAAATGAGAAAGTAAACATTCAATTGTTATCCTTAATCTATGTGTCAATATGAATACAGCTGATACCGAAGGCAGCTCTAGGTCATTTTTTCACTCTATATTGTTTGTTTGATATGACTTTTCCACAGCGTCTGGTTTGTGATAACAAtaaaaatttaatttgaatccctgacagatgacagatggaAATTAAcgtcacttttatttattacttttagTGTGCAATGTCCgtgacaaatacacaaataaatgatGTTTCATGTGATCCAGGTTTGCCGTCCAGGACCACATCATCGCGGCATTCAGGAAGTTTGCTACCAACAGCAGCTGCCACGTCACCCTGATCATTCACCCcaggaaagaggaggatgacagagaactgCAAACAGCATCCATCTTTGGATCTGCTAAGGTGAGATAAGGGAATCTGGTTGAAGGACACTTTCTATTTACAGCAGGTATTGCATATGTATaattttcagttcagtcaatgTGGTGTGGAAACTGAAGGGCCTTTGACAGAGTATTCATTCTCAAATATTTCATCATGAATTATGTGCGAACTGTTAGTAATCAATTTTGAATAAAATCCACTTACTGGATTACttgaatttaaaatgatttgaCCCCAATCCTGGTTCACACTCCTATTAATTGTAACAAAGGCTAGAAAGTGACAAACCGCTCTTTTGGCCTGGATCTGGAATTGCAAATGGCAGATTGCCAGACTGGACCTGAACAGTCCAAAGACAAATTCACAGCTTCATAGTTGAAAAGCTCACTTAGTATAATTAGTGCATGTACTTTATTCCGCACCCATGCACTCATGTAATGAATTGAGGATATAATGAAAATAGGTGTCCTGACCCTCTTCACAAAGCTGCAGGTGTTTGACCTAACTAAGATAAATCTTGACCTTTAACCCCCACCAGGCCAGCCAGGAGGCAGACAACGTCCTCATTCTGCAGGAGAAGAAGCTGGTCACCTGTCCCGGCCGCAGGTCCCTGCAGGTGACCAAGAACCGCTTTGACGGAGACGTGGGCATCTTCCCCCTGGATTTCCTCAAGGCCTCGCTCACCTTCTCGGCTCCCGTCAAGGGCAAGCTCAAGCTGAGGAAGGTCAGCAAGCCCGAAAACGAGGAGGTCAAGGAGGTCGAGGTGGCAGTGAAGAAGGAAGAGGCGACTGTTAAGAAAGAGAAGGCAGAGAAAGCAGCCAAAACAACTAAGACTCCACGGGCTGTTAAGactcctgcagcagcaaaggAAACCATGGCAAAGTGATGATGTGGAGCGTTCATGGACACTAGGGTGCATTTTCTGTATTGATGGTGATCAGGGGTCAGTTTTaccattttcacaataatatttGGGGGTCagaaaaggggaaggaaagCTGATCCCAAGTCAACTTTGCCCTGGAACCATAAATAATGATCGTTATATATTATAACATGATACTATGTGATAATTCTGACATGATGTTTTTTGATATAAAGTCAGAAGGTTTATGTTAATAATACAAGTTTGACTAAAAACTGGAGTTGTATGATATATTGTGGTAaggcatatatatataaatgtatatgatGGAATATGATATGAAATGACAGCGCTGATAGTAATTCACAATGAATCATATAGTTAGACCCAAAAAGTTAGAGGTTATTAAAGATTGATTTCATTATGGAATGGAATATGGAAGGAAACCAGAATGTGGAAAGAGACATCTAAAGTGTTAGTAGTTGGTTAAAGTTGAATGGTGTAAACGATATTGGACTTTTTTACAGTTTCTAAAGCTTTTGTATACAGCCATCACTGTATGTTAAGACTGAATTCTCCGGTGAATTGTTGATGAAATTTAACTTGTTCTTCAATTTCAAAGAAGACTGTGATATCAAAAGCTAGTTTTTATACTAGTGTTCCATGGTACTTTCATGGTAAAACActactgttttgtctgtg
Protein-coding regions in this window:
- the mrpl43 gene encoding large ribosomal subunit protein mL43, with translation MTARGTPSRFLQSVLQNGVGRYVCQLKRISIIFSKNAQSSLGVRDFIEEGVVDYAKKNPGTVVYVSPQACRIPKIVAEYLNGNVREELVTSKTSQQISELVSKLTSQSGLDIIRIRKPFHTDSPSIQGQWHPFTNRPPSIGPIRPHKQAE
- the twnk gene encoding twinkle mtDNA helicase; this translates as MRRSLLLKGTTCLLQVAARGSPRFLHRRHVSSLCVRLLTQRLTHRSAAAPCFLHGRLWGTDYLPLSVTRMYKKDAKSSLDFPASPVTVTDIKQYLRSKDVLFHDGYSCLHTPSIFTDSGSRKESFSMFIDKTTGQFLCKDTLVDGSWEDLQDCLEVMQKAGQDFLSPHVLLGYPESVEEQEERERELSEVQRIWSSSVPLSDLPEEEAQLIKTMFQITKVSNATLKRFGVRLFKPTKSLVVPWFGGPASSLKGVKLLSAQTTETGKVAYTEAIVPKSNSYYNLFGLPLVGRMDSEVVLTGQELDTLAVSQATGLPSVALPRGVSCLPPILLPYLEQFKRVTLWLGDDMRSWEASKIFSRKLGLKRCSLVRPGEDRPCPVEALAQGMNLSRIIKASIPAAHKSIVSFRQLRDDVYGELVNTEQVAGVKWTRFQELNRILKGHRKGELTIFTGPTGSGKTTFISELALDLCMQGVNTLWGSFEINNVRLAKIMLTQFAMQRLEENLEQYDFWADKFEELPLYFMTFHGQQNIKTVLDTMQHAVYLYDINHVIIDNLQFMMGQENLTVDKFAVQDHIIAAFRKFATNSSCHVTLIIHPRKEEDDRELQTASIFGSAKASQEADNVLILQEKKLVTCPGRRSLQVTKNRFDGDVGIFPLDFLKASLTFSAPVKGKLKLRKVSKPENEEVKEVEVAVKKEEATVKKEKAEKAAKTTKTPRAVKTPAAAKETMAK